Sequence from the Rickettsiales bacterium genome:
TCAGTATCTGGAAGCCGTTACAGATACCGAGCACGAGACCGCCGCGCTTCGCATGAGCGATCACTTCCCGCATAATGGGGGACTGAGCCGCCATTGCGCCGCTGCGCAGGTAGTCGCCATAGGAAAAGCCGCCGGGAACGACGACCAGATCGGAAGCGGGCAGGACGGAGTCGCCATGCCACACCATTTGCGGCTTGCAACCCGTGAGCTTGAGAATGCTGAAAGCATCGCGGTCACAGTTTGAGCCGGGAAATACGATTACGGAAGATTTCATACGGCTCTCTATATCCTATATAAGCGGCCTATTATCAAGTATTTTATAAGGCGTCTTGCAAGCTTAGGCGCTTTATTTTATGGTTGCGGCCTAGTCTATGTAAATTAAAGGATAAAAATCATGACCATCGACGCCAAACTCTCCTCTTTGGGCCTTTCGCTTCCGGCTGTCAGCATGCCCGCTGCAAACTACGTTCCGTATGTGATTTCCGGAAATCAGGTTTATTTTTCCGGCACTTTGCCCATGCAGGACGGAAAACCGCAGTTTGTCGGCAAAGTCGGCAAGGAATTCACGATCGAGCAGGGCCAGGAATGCGCTCGCCTGTGCGTGCTGAATATTCTTTCCCACCTGAAAAACGCGCTGGGTGGCGATCTTGGTAAGGTTAAACGTTTGATCCGCCTTGGTGTTTTTGTGAACTCCGCTGCCGGGTTCACTGACCAGCCCAAAGTTGCCAACGGTGCTTCCGACCTGATGGTCGCCCTGTTCGGGGATAACGGGAAGCATGCGCGTTTTGCCGTAGGCGTCAGTGAGCTGCCCTTCGGTGTGGCAGTCGAAGTCGATGCTACGTTCGAGATATAAGCAGGCAGCGACTTTCTTAAATAACAATGCCGCCGTTTTACTCAACGGCGACAGCCTTAAAGTAATGCGTAATATGGGGGATGAAAGCGTAGATCTGATCTTCGCCGATCCCCCGTATTTCCTCTCCGGAGGCGGGATAACCTGCGCTTCCGGCAAAGTATCCTGCGTGAATAAAGGGGTGTGGGATAAGCCCATTTCCCTTCAGAAGCTTCATGCTTTTAACCGGCGCTGGCTCAAGGAATGCAGGCGCCTGCTGAAGCCAGAAGGCACGATTTTCATCAGCGGCACAAGCCACAATATCTATAGTATCGGTTTTGCTCTGCAGCAGCTGGGCTTCAAGATCATCAACGATATTGCATGGTTCAAGGTCAACCCGCCGCCTAACTTAAGCTGCCGCTGTTTTACGCATTCCACTGAAACCATCCTCTGGGCAAAGAAAAGCGGGCAGGCCAAGCATGTTTTTAACTATGAAACCATGCGTGAAATGGGCGACCCTACGCCGGGGCGACAGATGCTGAGCCTGTGGCATATCACCCCGCCCAAGGCTACGGAGAAAAGATACGGCAAACACCCCACCCAGAAACCGGAAGCCTTGCTGAACCGCGTAATCCTGGCTGCCAGCCGCGAAGGCGGCGTGGTGCTGGACCCGTTTTGCGGCAGTGGAACGGCGGGCGTTTGCGCGGTAAGGAATAACAGGAAATTTATTGGTATTGACCTTAGCGCGGAATATCTGCACATTGCCCACAAGAGAATTGAAGATGCATGCGCACATTAAAAAAGCCAAACGCTTAGTAATCAAGGTCGGAACCTCCATTCTGACCGGCGGCAAGGGAACCGTCCGGCGGGATTGGATGAAAGCCATTGCCCGGGATATTGAAGCGGCTAGAAAACGCGGTACGCAGGTTGTTGTGGTCACGTCCGGCGCGGCGGACCTTGGGCGTAAAATGCTTGGCATGACGGATAGCAAGCTGAAGCTGGAAGAAAAACAGGCCGTCGCTGCATGCGGGCAGATATTGCTGATGCAGGCCTGGCGCGAGAGTTTGCTGGAAGTCGGAATCGACGTAGCGCAGGTGCTACTCACAATTGATGACAGCGAAAACCGCAGACGTTACCTGAATGCGCGTGGCACGCTGGAAACATTGCTGGCCAATAACATTGTGCCCGTTATCAATGAAAACGACACAGTAGCAACGGCGGAGTTAAAATTCGGTGATAACGACAGGCTGGCGGCGCGTGTGGCACAAATGGTCAGTGCCGATTGCCTTGTATTATTCTCGGATATTGATGGCCTTTATACCGGCAATCCCCATACGGATAAAAACGCGACATTGATTCAGGAAGTGCGGGAAATCACGCCGCAGATTATCGCCATGGCGGGCGCGCCGACTTCAGGTGTAGGCTCCGGCGGCATGATCACGAAAATAGAAGCGGCTAAAATCGCCCTTTCCGCGGGCTGCCACATGGCCATTGCCGCAGGGAAAGAGCTGAATCCATTACGTAAACTGGAAGAATCTAATCATTGCACATGGTTCATCGCATCTTCCACGCCGATCAGCGCGAGGAAAAATTGGATTGTAGGCTCCATCGCGCCCGCCGGCGTCATTATTGTCGATGACGGTGCTGCTCAGGCGCTTGGCCAGGGCAAAAGCCTGCTGCCTGCGGGTGTGAAGCAGATAGAAGGAAAGTTTGAGCGCGGGGACACAGTGCTGATCCGCAATCTGGAAAAGAAAGAACTGGGGCGTGGACTTATTGCTTACTCAAGCGAAGATGCGGTGCGCATTATAGGTCACAAAAGTCAGGAAATCGAAAAAATCCTCGGCTTCAAAGGCAGAACCGCGATCATACATCGGGACGATCTGGTGTTGGGTGGAAATCGGTAGTATGAAGCGTGTCGCAGCTTCTGTGCTGGCTTGGATTATATTGACTCCATATTCCCATATAGCTTGTGCCGTTGAAGGCATAGAAAGAAACACCACCAATATACAAGAAGCTTCCCCTGATCTGACGGCTGATGAAGTAAATGCTATAATGCAGCAAGTGCAAAAATGCTGGGAGGTTCCAGAAGAGGCTTGGAAAATGGATCATCCCTCCGTCATATTAAAAATGGAAGTAAGCCGGACAGGAAAAATAAGTAATATAAAACTTGTCGAAGATACTGCCCGTGCTAAGTCCAGCGCATCTTACCGAAAGTTGGTGGCTGCAGCCATACACGCTATGTCGACTTGCAGCCCCCTAAAGAAATTACCGCCTCAAAAATATGAGACA
This genomic interval carries:
- the proB gene encoding glutamate 5-kinase — encoded protein: MHAHIKKAKRLVIKVGTSILTGGKGTVRRDWMKAIARDIEAARKRGTQVVVVTSGAADLGRKMLGMTDSKLKLEEKQAVAACGQILLMQAWRESLLEVGIDVAQVLLTIDDSENRRRYLNARGTLETLLANNIVPVINENDTVATAELKFGDNDRLAARVAQMVSADCLVLFSDIDGLYTGNPHTDKNATLIQEVREITPQIIAMAGAPTSGVGSGGMITKIEAAKIALSAGCHMAIAAGKELNPLRKLEESNHCTWFIASSTPISARKNWIVGSIAPAGVIIVDDGAAQALGQGKSLLPAGVKQIEGKFERGDTVLIRNLEKKELGRGLIAYSSEDAVRIIGHKSQEIEKILGFKGRTAIIHRDDLVLGGNR
- a CDS encoding site-specific DNA-methyltransferase; this encodes MLRSRYKQAATFLNNNAAVLLNGDSLKVMRNMGDESVDLIFADPPYFLSGGGITCASGKVSCVNKGVWDKPISLQKLHAFNRRWLKECRRLLKPEGTIFISGTSHNIYSIGFALQQLGFKIINDIAWFKVNPPPNLSCRCFTHSTETILWAKKSGQAKHVFNYETMREMGDPTPGRQMLSLWHITPPKATEKRYGKHPTQKPEALLNRVILAASREGGVVLDPFCGSGTAGVCAVRNNRKFIGIDLSAEYLHIAHKRIEDACAH
- a CDS encoding RidA family protein — protein: MTIDAKLSSLGLSLPAVSMPAANYVPYVISGNQVYFSGTLPMQDGKPQFVGKVGKEFTIEQGQECARLCVLNILSHLKNALGGDLGKVKRLIRLGVFVNSAAGFTDQPKVANGASDLMVALFGDNGKHARFAVGVSELPFGVAVEVDATFEI